A stretch of Episyrphus balteatus chromosome 2, idEpiBalt1.1, whole genome shotgun sequence DNA encodes these proteins:
- the LOC129910807 gene encoding arginine-glutamic acid dipeptide repeats protein isoform X1, giving the protein MAASTQGEIRVGPGHQVIDVYAKLPDYNPISSFPVDKEIDERELEEPRWSPGIVADGDLIMFVRAARSMAAFQGMCDGGLEDGCLAASRDDTTINALDVLHDSGYDTGTALQALVKCPVSKGIDKKWTEDETKKFIKGLRQFGKNFFRIHKDLLPHKETPELVEFYYLWKKTPGANNNRPHRRRRQSSLRRNRVTRASNAPPTKKEDTPEPQVPIEPIPVAKEENSSLTEDEASECDSDSSLTNKRDESPSRMRTRNKPQQNNNKEQVANGKRPKRGGTETPEVTDTNSPKTPTKTESNNKRKQAKQDTPNKKKRSDTDGDITDDSKEKRKRSDSPVESMNSDSRPDSVLDEGENTNDTPDPPQLAIAPPKEVEDKVVDEKVIVPVVVEHQAVKVEKELEQDEETNQQAPIVVVQQPQQLSPEKQCPDEIEKMPQPPIVNDQLNENDVSQEIPVQLPAVIPPPEEMVNNGGYVPKEQEMLSKIANMKQETNIALQPAVIGVVPPPTQPVLAPVVVPPQPPMEFSAKEVYIKKEPLDDSSSMDATCNQNSNEPQDLKVKIEVKSEEPKPNVNISPAGMSVGLPPPSALNPQACVNEMPEHKYDTQQPPPPFDGHIKFNNPSSEMKYPGDIEMKYNDQIKYNPAGEVVAKFPHEMKYPPPCEPMKYGQELPGKYELKYGMEHGGLPPKSFNEPIKIPDLKAYQQQQQHQPHQPPPSQENQQMKYPPLGSGDSNQQQQNPVAMPKPHYQADIHSLSRSPYDSSIMLKYGDPMGAKYGLGPPPGHQQPQDLKYPPPDGALKSAYHGENLIKSSPFGDPQGVVNKYPPSESPIDASSRSTPGQDSQGSNSNSQQSQQFHSPHPSPHMPSAVPAGMHPQNLVSQQHPGMPPNSLHHPTPTHPGMLSSLASQQQQLQHQHQLQQQQLQQQHQQQQQQQQQQQAQQVQQQQQQQQQQQQQQQQQQQQQQQQQQQQQQQQSQNSNSSNIQTSSSSSMLMPPSSGPNILMPPSSLQHMQPGGPSHLPPLHRPHQDIPQSLHHPGIPLSLQGHGGHGIPPPPQSHHPSSMQQQSPAGQQQGVRTPSPAQQRPMESQNNSNSQNSNSREQQMQQQPPHRTSPLPGLSNPQGMLGHPMPLHPHMHMQGHPVHHAAHMMGGPGMGGAGGPGAPLSLIGTAMSGLNDSGISRRTPPVGGIPSSVSSASSVQTTTTVPSSAFSRASPSVQNSSGPSQGPPQMHINSSSGSSSHRPSSPASSGGSISRQSPLHPVPQSPLGHHPSASALSAAAAAVAERDRHALLRQQSPHMTPPPVSSASALMASPLSKMYGPQAQRGLGTSPPPHLRPGASPPVIRHPQMPLPLPLIGPGAAMPQMGVHPGQAPYPHHLLHPSMFYSHHHNPFNSPYPYHPYGPGFPTAYMKPPPPAGPLDPAAVMAHHQGIPPQSTATRPEESSHSSAMDKQNMQNMQHKIKPPTPKTPQGSNSGNSASSTPTGVGGPVGPGGPGSGGGGGGGGGGGPPPQSQYPGSHPAYPPQQHPAFQENSPTLVKPTSHMDALRAHAHSASSNLGSHHSTEPLPIDIEPDPEPEIPSPTHNIPRGPSPEAKPDDTECHRSQSAIFVRHIDRGDYNSCTRTDLIFKPVADSKLARKREERDRKIAEKERERRQQQQQQQQQQQQQAQAAQQAAQQAKLKAELKPPYADTPALRQLSEYARPHVAFSPVEPMVAPYHHPMGPMYSRERQNYFFFGNYRELEDLKNAQAAAAASQSRLDPHWMEYYRMRGMHPSQFPLYANPAAISQMERERLGIPPPHHVSMDPNEHMIRLTREYHAHSHTHLHLPSQQQQEAGFQLPPNVGPYPRPNMLMQREPHSDVLLRMSYADQLQYLQAAEFQRQSLHDQYFRQRPR; this is encoded by the exons ATGGCGGCCTCCACTCAAGGAGAAATACGAGTGGGTCCCGGCCACCAGGTAATCGATGTCTAT GCAAAACTGCCCGATTATAATCCAATTTCAAGTTTTCCCGTTGATAAAGAAATCGATGAGCGTGAATTAGAAGAACCACGATGGAGTCCTGGAATAGTTGCCGATGGAGATTTAATAATGTTTGTACGTGCAGCACGTTCCATGGCAGCATTTCaag GCATGTGTGATGGAGGTTTAGAAGATGGTTGTTTAGCAGCAAGTCGTGATGATACTACAATAAATGCACTTGACGTT ttACATGATTCCGGTTATGATACAGGAACCGCCCTACAAGCTCTAGTTAAGTGTCCAGTTTCCAAAGGAATTGATAAAAAATGGACagaagatgaaacaaaaaaatttataaaaggtcTAAGACAATTTGGCAAGAATTTCTTTCGTATTCACAAAGATCTATTACCGCACAAAGAAACCCCCGAGCTTGTTGAATTCTACTATTTGTGGAAAAAGACTCCAGGCGCTAATAATAATCGACCACATCGTCGTCGGCGACAATCATCGTTGCGCCGTAATCGTGTAACACGTGCCAGTAACGCACCACCAACGAAAAAAGAGGACACACCCGAACCTCAAGTACCAATTGAACCAATTCCCGTAGCTAAAGAAGAGAACAGCTCATTGACCGAAGACGAAGCCAGTGAATGTGATAGTGATTCAAGCTTAACCAACAAAAGGGATGAATCACCATCTAGAATGAGGACACGTAATAAACCacaacaaaacaataataagGAACAAGTGGCAAATGGTAAGAGACCGAAACGAGGTGGAACCGAAACGCCAGAAGTTACCGATACAAACAGTCCCAAAACACCAACCAAAACGGAGAGCAATAATAAACGCAAGCAGGCGAAACAGGATACGCCTAACAAGAAGAAGAGGTCCGATACGGACGGAGACATCACCGATGATAGTAAGGAGAAGAGAAAGAGATCGGACAGTCCGGTGGAGAGCATGAATTCGGACAGTCGTCCCGATTCGGTGCTGGATGAGGGTGAAAATACAAATGATACACCTGATCCACCGCAGTTGGCTATTGCTCCGCCCAAAGAAGTCGAAGATAAAGTGGTGGACGAAAAGGTTATCGTTCCTGTTGTTGTTGAACATCAAGCTGTGAAAGTTGAAAAAGAACTGGAACAGGACGAAGAAACCAACCAGCAAGCACCGATTGTTGTAGTTCAGCAGCCACAACAGTTATCGCCAGAGAAACAGTGTCCTGATGAAATCGAGAAAATGCCACAACCGCCGATAGTTAATGATCAGTTAAATGAGAACGATGTGTCACAGGAAATACCGGTGCAGCTTCCTGCTGTTATTCCACCTCCAGAAGAGATGGTTAATAATGGTGGCTATGTTCCCAAGGAACAGGAAATGCTCTCTAAGATCGCCAACATGAAGCAGGAGACGAATATTGCCCTGCAACCGGCTGTTATCGGAGTGGTACCACCACCAACTCAGCCCGTACTAGCACCAGTAGTAGTACCACCTCAACCACCAATGGAGTTTTCAGCTAAAGAAGTGTACATTAAAAAAGAACCACTGGACGATTCGTCTTCAATGGATGCAACATGTAATCAAAATAGCAATGAACCACAAGACCTGAAGGTCAAAATTGAGGTCAAGAGCGAGGAACCCAAGCCAAATGTAAATATTTCCCCAGCTGGCATGTCTGTTGGACTGCCACCTCCGTCAGCGCTCAATCCTCAAGCGTGTGTCAACGAGATGCCAGAGCATAAATACGACACTCAACAGCCACCACCTCCATTCGATGGTCACATCAAGTTTAACAATCCCAGCAGCGAAATGAAATATCCTGGAGATATTGAAATGAAGTACAACGATCAAATCAAGTACAACCCAGCAGGCGAGGTTGTTGCGAAATTCCCTCATGAAATGAAATATCCACCGCCATGTGAACCGATGAAATATGGACAGGAGTTGCCAGGCAAATACGAATTAAAATACGGTATGGAGCATGGCGGCTTGCCACCAAAGTCATTCAATGAACCTATCAAAATCCCAGATCTCAAGGCAtatcagcagcagcaacaacatcaACCCCATCAACCGCCGCCTTCACAGGAGAACCAACAGATGAAGTATCCTCCATTAGGTAGCGGTGATTCCAATCAACAACAGCAGAACCCCGTTGCAATGCCAAAACCACACTATCAGGCTGACATTCATTCTTTGTCCCGCTCGCCTTACGATTCGAGCATAATGCTTAAATATGGCGATCCAATGGGTGCTAAATATGGTCTGGGACCACCACCTGGACACCAACAGCCGCAGGATTTGAAATACCCTCCACCGGATGGTGCACTCAAATCGGCCTACCATGGGGAAAATCTTATCAAAAGTAGTCCGTTTGGTGATCCTCAAGGTGTTGTCAATAAGTATCCGCCTTCAGAAAGTCCCATTGACGCTTCGTCTCGGTCTACACCCGGTCAGGATAGTCAGGGAAGTAATAGCAATTCGCAGCAGTCACAACAGTTTCATTCACCACATCCCTCACCCCATATGCCTTCAGCTGTGCCCGCGGGCATGCACCCACAGAACTTGGTTTCGCAGCAACATCCTGGTATGCCACCGAACTCGTTGCATCATCCAACACCCACACACCCAGGAATGCTCAGTTCGCTGGCTTCACAACAGCAACAATTGCAGCATCAGCATCAACTTCAACAACAGCAGcttcaacaacaacatcaacaacaacagcaacaacaacaacaacagcaagcaCAACAAgtgcagcagcaacaacaacagcaacagcagcaacaacaacagcagcagcaacaacaacaacagcaacaacaacaacaacagcagcaacaacaacagcagtcACAAAATTCCAACTCGTCGAATATACAAACTTCATCTTCATCAAGTATGTTAATGCCACCATCATCGGGTCCAAACATACTAATGCCACCAAGTTCGTTGCAACATATGCAACCTGGTGGGCCAAGTCATTTGCCGCCACTGCATAGACCACACCAAGATATTCCACAATCTCTTCATCATCCTGGTATTCCTCTCTCCCTACAAGGACATGGTGGGCATGGAATTCCACCTCCTCCACAAAGTCATCATCCTTCATCCATGCAACAGCAATCGCCAGCTGGACAACAACAAGGAGTACGAACGCCATCACCTGCTCAACAACGCCCCATGGAGtctcaaaataattcaaactCCCAAAACAGCAATAGCCGGGAACAGCAAATGCAACAGCAGCCTCCTCATCGAACATCACCTCTTCCGGGACTATCGAATCCACAGGGAATGCTTGGTCACCCAATGCCGCTTCACCCTCACATGCACATGCAAGGTCACCCAGTGCACCATGCAGCCCATATGATGGGTGGGCCTGGAATGGGCGGTGCAGGAGGACCTGGTGCTCCTCTGTCTCTGATCGGAACAGCGAtgagcggactaaacgactccGGAATTAGTAGACGTACCCCACCTGTAGGTGGAATTCCTTCGTCGGTGTCATCCGCTTCCTCTGTACAAACCACAACAACGGTGCCATCATCTGCATTTAGCCGAGCAAGTCCCAGCGTCCAAAACAGTTCAGGACCATCTCAAGGACCTCCACAAATGCACATAAACTCCTCTTCTGGTTCTTCCTCTCATCGACCGTCATCTCCAGCATCTAGTGGAGGCAGCATAAGCCGCCAATCTCCTCTCCACCCAGTGCCACAGAGTCCTCTAGGTCATCACCCCTCTGCATCGGCTCTTTCAGCTGCCGCAGCTGCAGTGGCTGAACGCGATCGTCATGCTTTGCTACGTCAACAATCACCGCATATGACTCCCCCACCGGTGTCTAGTGCATCAGCATTAATGGCCAGTCCTCTTAGTAAAATGTACGGCCCTCAGGCTCAACGGGGTTTGGGAACTTCACCACCTCCCCATTTGCGTCCTGGTGCATCACCGCCCGTGATACGACATCCGCAGATGCCACTTCCTCTTCCCTTAATCGGACCTGGAGCGGCAATGCCCCAAATGGGAGTGCATCCAGGTCAGGCGCCATACCCCCATCACCTGCTGCACCCTTCAATGTTCTACTCGCACCATCACAATCCTTTCAACTCACCTTACCCATACCATCCGTATGGTCCTGGCTTCCCAACGGCGTACATGAAACCTCCTCCGCCGGCGGGACCACTCGATCCAGCGGCGGTTATGGCTCACCATCAGGGCATACCACCACAATCGACAGCAACCCGTCCCGAAGAGAGCTCACACTCGTCGGCGATGGATAAGCAAAACATGCAAAATATGCAGCACAAAATCAAACCACCCACACCAAAGACGCCACAAGGTAGCAACAGTGGCAATAGCGCTAGTTCAACTCCAACCGGTGTTGGAGGACCAGTCGGACCAGGTGGACCCGGCTCAGGTGGAGGAGGCGGAGGTGGAGGTGGTGGTGGTCCACCACCACAATCTCAGTATCCTGGTTCTCATCCCGCTTATCCACCACAGCAACATCCAGCGTTCCAAGAGAACTCTCCAACGCTCGTCAAGCCTACAAGTCACATGGACGCGTTGCGTGCACATGCGCACTCGGCGAGTAGTAATTTAGGCAGCCATCATTCAACTGAACCTT TACCAATCGATATTGAACCAGATCCAGAGCCAGAAATTCCAAGTCCTACGCACAACATTCCTCGTGGACCTAGTCCCGAGGCTAAACCTGATGACACCGAATGCCATCGATCACAATCTGCAAT atttgTAAGGCACATTGACAGAGGAGACTACAACTCCTGCACAAGAACTGATTTGATATTCAAACCAGTTGCTGACTCGAAATTGGCACGCAAACGAGAAGAACGTGACCGAAAGATTGCCGAAAAGGAAAGAGAACGAAGACAG caacaacaacagcagcaacaacaacagcaacagcaggCCCAGGCTGCCCAACAAGCTGCTCAACAGGCCAAACTTAAAGCTGAATTGAAACCTCCCTACGCTGATACACCTGCCCTTCGACAGCTTTCCGAGTATGCAAGGCCACATGTTGCATTCAG CCCTGTTGAACCGATGGTAGCACCATATCATCACCCAATGGGGCCAATGTATAGTAGAGAGAG ACAAAATTACTTCTTTTTCGGTAATTACAGGGAACTTGAAGACCTGAAGAACGCACAAGCAGCTGCTGCTGCAAGCCAATCACGATTGGATCCACACTGGATGGAATACTATAGGATGAG agGAATGCATCCTTCGCAATTCCCACTATATGCGAATCCCGCTGCAATATCACAAATGGAAAGGGAACGCCTCGGAATACCACCACCACATCACGTTAGCATGGATCCAAACGAGCACATG ATACGATTGACCCGAGAATATCATGCACATTCTCATACTCATTTACATTTGCCTTCACAGCAACAACAGGAAGCCGGATTTCAACTGCCAC cGAATGTTGGACCATATCCGAGACCAAATATGCTTATGCAGAGGGAACCCCATTCGGATGTTTTACTTCGGATGTCGTACGCTGATCAGCTTCAg TATTTACAGGCGGCTGAATTCCAAAGGCAATCCCTTCATGATCAGTATTTCAG ACAAAGACCGAGATAA